TTGTCCTGGAAGGGTAATGAAATCACACCAACGGATTGATTAAGGCCACAGGTCTCAGACGGCGCAGGGGGAAGAGATTAATGGAAAGACAGTTGCATGATTAACAATATGAACGCTGGAGTTAGACCTTTTGAAAACCATGATGGGCATCAGGCATGCCCGCAATTAAACTGATGACAAATTGGCTGCCAAATGTTTCTGTGGGTGCTTTAATAGCATTAGCGGGGATTCAACTCATCTGGATTGTGACTTTAGGAAATGAATCATTTGTGATGGATGTAATTATTGATTTTGATGCCTCAAGAATAGATCGCGAGTCACgagtcaccacacacacacacgaaaacaaTAAATGCCACAGGAGTCATTTCATATCTCTCACCATCTTCCAGGCGTGGTATCGCTCCGCTTTGATGATCATGTCCACGATTATGACCTCATTTGCTCTGGCTGCCACACCTAGAGCCGTCTTACCCTGCTACTCAGTCCAACATGTCgaacaaagcaaaaagaaaaagttccATTGGAAGCATGAAAGATTTACATTGAATGGATCATGCTGTTATTACTATATAATTCAACTTGGGTCAGCTAAACTATATTATTTCtagacattgtgtgtgtgtgcgtgtgtgtgcgtgtgtgtgtgtgtgtgaccataCTTTGTCCTCGATTGTGAGATCGATCCCAGCTTTAAGAAGCATTTCCACAATCTCTATTTTGGCCAGCTCTGCAGCAAGATGCAGGACAGTCTGGGACCTCTGACAGGTCACAGCAGAGGAAAGGACAATGTCATTTCTacgtgttttcatttttatttgttctatTAAAATGACTTGGGAGCGCTTACCTTATCCGTGGCATTGATATTGCAGCCAGCCATCAGTAGAGAATGGATGATGGGAATGTGACTGTTCTTGATGGCCAGGTGGAGAGGAGTCTCTAGATTCTGAGAGCAGAAATGTATTCTCTGAGACAGCATAAGCCTAAAAACATCGGTTTTGACTTTCAGAGGAAATATGTAAAATCacactgatttaaaaacaatccTGTCCGTAGCTGATGAGtgtaaatgagcaaaaaaaaaccttcactGAAATAGCGTGCGACTGCCACTTATAGCTTGTGCTTGCTTGCCTACCAGATTCCCAAAGTCTGTGTTGACGTTGTGCTTGAGGAGGATTTGGACCAGCGATATGTCTCCTCTTTCAGAAACTGGGTGGAGGGCACTGCATTTGGCCTACATGAGAAGGGAAGGCCAAACGTTAAGATGCTCCAGTTATGACCAGAAACTAGATGGTTAAAACCGGAGGGCCTGTTGTGCTCATGTCGATGTTGAAAAATCAACGGAAGTGCTCTGTCTCTTTTACCGTTGTGAGGATGTTGGGGTCGCAGCCAGCCTCCAACAGGGCCAGCACGCACCCTTCCTGGCTGTTGTCTGTAGCCTGGTACAGAGCCGTCTCCCCATCCTGCAAGACAAAAACGGCCTCTCGAAAACAAGAGGTTCTTTCTCCGAGCATAATACAAAAtatcaaacacatttttgatATTGGGGAGTCCAGGAAATTTAGATATCTGTTACTAAGCTCCGGTTTATGAAGCGAGAACTGTTAGTATATGCAATATATTCcatgtcttttgtttcttttgaatctTTATTAATATTCTTAGTATAATTAACTCAAACATTTAGCCAACCCTTTTGTATCTGAGTGTTTGAGGTGAACCAGACATGGAGTCCAACTTGTGATGAGGAGGACTGACGTCTTTTAACAGAACCTTTGGCCACTCAATGCTAAGCCAGTCAAACCAGTTTACAGCATAATGCTGGCTCAGCCACTGCGCACACACTTGCCACAAGCCACGGAGAGAATGTTTACACTGACTGTCTACCATATTGACTTCATCCCGAGTATCaaagctcagcagcagcagatcgaCAACATCCAAATGGCCGTTCCTGGCAGCCGAGTGCAGGGGGGTGTCACCTTTCTGGCAGAAGGCaggtggtcgggggggggggggggggggggggggggataactcACAtcaaaaagtgctttttttcaCAGAACATataaatgtacacaaaaatacatACAGATTAGAACCATATCCATGTAGTGCACACCTTGTTAGGCTTCATGGTGTCCATGTGATATGTTTCCATCAGCATCACCAGCACGTCAACGCAGCCATGCTCAGCCGCCAATGCAAACGCCCGGTTCCCTGACTGAGGAATGGATGCATAGATAAC
The nucleotide sequence above comes from Brachionichthys hirsutus isolate HB-005 unplaced genomic scaffold, CSIRO-AGI_Bhir_v1 contig_680, whole genome shotgun sequence. Encoded proteins:
- the ankdd1b gene encoding ankyrin repeat and death domain-containing protein 1B, translated to MERRTLALKEMVKQRFPKKEELDPRKWVNQEAVREFTDFVLNKNSDLDTDRSFDNKEMVLKAEKQFMEAAKRNDVETMKSIGKGLNANARNVNNRTALHYAVAGKNKEAVQLLLQRRVKVDQKDKFGMAPIHLAAWFGSLDILKLLVQAGAEQKIENEEGLNIMHCAAINNHTDIAEYIIEDLQMKELDKEDMSGNRAFALAAEHGCVDVLVMLMETYHMDTMKPNKKGDTPLHSAARNGHLDVVDLLLLSFDTRDEVNMDGETALYQATDNSQEGCVLALLEAGCDPNILTTAKCSALHPVSERGDISLVQILLKHNVNTDFGNLNLETPLHLAIKNSHIPIIHSLLMAGCNINATDKRSQTVLHLAAELAKIEIVEMLLKAGIDLTIEDKQGKTALGVAARANEVIIVDMIIKAERYHAWKM